TTATTAAGCGGTAAAAAAGGGTTATTATTATCTACAATGGGCAATACGAAAGAAGCATACACAGCAGGCGGCATGTTTGATGCAATGAAGAAAACAGCGGATGTTGGTATTTTTGAATTTACAGGCATTGAAACAATTGAGCATACATTCTATACAAGTGTTCCTTCTGTGGATAACAGTGTGCGTAAACAATATCTTGAAGAGGTTAAAGACGTTGTGAATCGTGCTTTTTAATAAAATTAAATCAGCGCAACTCAGATTATATCAGCGATTTTCTAAATATATCGGCGCAACTCAGATTATATCGGCGATTTTTAAAATATATCGACTTACCGACAAAAATCGACACTAGTCACAACTGAATGTTAGCCCACACCAATCGGGCTGCCTGCAAATAGCAGGAATAAAAAAAGCTGTTCCAAAGTTTGGAACAGCTTTCTTCACTACATCTTCTCAATCCACTCCGTCAAGTTATGCACAACTTGCGTTGGTTGTACTTCATATTCTGTTAACTTCTCCACAGTTGTGACTCCAGTGTGGACAAGAAGGGTATGCATACCAGCATTTATTCCTGCTAAAATGTCTGTATCATAGTTATCCCCAACCATTAATGCTTCATTTTTTTCTATGCCAAGCACTTTTAAAGCTTGTTCCATAATGATTGATTCTGGTTTTCCGATAAAGATTGGATCCACACCTGTTGACACTGCTACAACTGATGTTAATGAGCCGTTACCTGGTAACAATCCGCGCTCAGTCGGAATGGCAATGTCTCCATTTGTAGAAATAAACGTTGCGCCGTTACGCACAGCAAGACAAGCTTTTGCTAATTTTTCATATGTGATGTCACGATCTAAACCAACAACAACGAAATCAGGATTTTCATCCACAAGTTCAAATCCTTTTTCCACAAGTGCATCGTGTAAGCCTTCTTCACCAATCATATATACAGTTGCGTCTTGTTTACGTTCATAAATGAAGTTCGCAGTCGCCATACTCGTTGTGAATACTTGCTCTGCTTTCGCTGGAATATCGAAACGAACAAGTTTTTCTGCTACCTGTTCTGGTTTACGAGTTGAGTTATTCGTAACGAATAAATATGGAATGCCGCGCTCTCCTAATGCTTTTACGAAGTCGCTTGCTTCTTCAATTTGTTCTTCTCCGCGATACATCGTACCGTCTAAGTCAATTAAGTACCCTTTATACATCGATTATGTCTCTCCTTCTATGCTAACGTTCTCACCTTATCATACCATTCTTATATTACCCGCTTTTTACAAAGAAAAAAACGCTTTACCTTAAAGCGCCCCATAACGTTCATTTTTTCTCTTTTACTTGGTAAGAACAACTACAATCGCCCTCGCACATGTTTGCTAACGTCTTTACATCTGCCCCTGCAAATAAACGCTTATACATCTCTTTTTCATCTTCACATACTTGCGGAAATCTCTCTGCAATTTCCTTTAACGGACAGTTTTGTTTTTCAATTACGAAAGAGTTCTCTCCGTCTCTCTTAATTTGAACCATATAACCATTTTTCTCTTGCATCGCTGCTATCTCTTGCACTTTATATGCTAAATTCTTTTGATCACTCACTCGCTTTTGTAACTGTTCTTCCATTCGCTTCGTTCTCTCTTTTAAAACATAACGAAGTATTTTTTCATCGCCCATTCGAGCTAAATCTTCTAGCATATCAATCGCAAATTGCTTATACTCTTTCGGGAATGTATCTTCTCCCTTTTCACTTAATCCATACAAATAAGTTGGTCTTCCGACATGTTGCCTTACCATCTTAGAATAAATGAGTCCGTCTTTCTCAAGATTACTTAAATGTCTTCGGATTGCCATTTCTGTAATCTCTAAAACGTCAGCTAGTTCCGCTACTGTGTGCTCTCCCTTTACTTTCAACAATTGTACAATCTCGTCTTTCGTAGTACGTGCTTCCCCCATACTTCACCCTTCTCCCTTTTCTTTCTCACATACAATATAAGATCCCCAAAAGGCATTCTCTGGGGATCTTATAAGCATAATTATTCTGGTACAAATGCAGATACAGGTCCTAATTCCTTTTCTAAATAACTGCGAATATTTGCTGGGTATTTTTCTACCACTGCAATATGTTTTTGAATCGTCTTATATAATTCATCATGATTCATTTGAATATAATCTTGCATAAGCATTTTTCGAAGAAGGATAATTTCTTTCATCCCTTGTCCATCTTCTTCACTTATCACTCGCTCATCCATTAAAATATCAATAATATCTTCATAACTTCCTGGATCGCGCATAATAAATCCATCAATCATCGCATTTCCTACATCTAATACAGTATCAATAATAAGATGGGCTATGCGCTCTAATGCATAAAATTCAAACTCGGTTTCATATATCTTTTTCTCTTGAAATGTACTTGTTGCTCGTTCTAAACATACTAGCATTTGTTCTATTTTCTTTCTGTCTACAAAATACATGAATGTCACCTACCTGGAAATTAAAGCATTTACATTTTAATTGTAACGCTTTCTTCTGAAAAAATCGACAATTTTTCGAATTCACCTTTTCTCTGTTATTTGTTATAGTTATATTTGTATGATTTTTGAAATTGGAGGAATGAAATCTTGGAACGTGAACTCGCACTAGAAATTGTCCGTGTAACAGAAGCAGCAGCATTAGCATCCGCACAGTGGATGGGCCGCGGAAAGAAGAACGAAGCAGATGATGCAGCAACTACAGCAATGCGTGATATGTTTGATTCAGTAAACATGGCAGGTACAGTTGTAATTGGTGAAGGAGAACTTGATGAAGCACCGATGCTGTATATTGGTGAAGAACTAGGAACAGGTAACGGTCCAGAAGTAGACATCGCCGTTGACCCACTAGAAGGTACAAACATCGTTGCAAAAGGTCTTGCAAATGCAATGGCAGTTATCGCAATCGCAGATAAAGGAAACCTTCTTCATGCTCCTGATATGTACATGGAAAAAATCGCGGTTGGTCCAAAAGCAGCTGGTAAAATTAGCTTAGATGATCCAATTGAAAAAACAATTGAAATTGTAGCAGAAGCTAACAATAAAAAGATTCGCGATCTAACAGTTATCGTTCAAGAACGTGAACGTCATCAAGATATTATCGATCGTGTTCGTGCTAAAGGTGCACGTGTAAAATTATTTGGTGACGGTGATGTTGGTGCGTCAATCGCAACAGCACTACCTGGAACAGGTATTGACTTATTCGTAGGTATTGGCGGAGCTCCAGAAGGCGTTATTTCTGCAGCAGCATTAAAATGTCTTGAAGGTGAAATGCAAGCTCGCTTAGTTCCAATGAACGAAGAAGAAGAAGCTCGTTGTCGTGAAATGGGATTAGAAGATCCTCGTCAACTTCTTATGTTAGATGACTTAGTATCTGGGGATGATGCAATCTTCTCAGCAACTGGTGTATCTGCTGGTGAGTTATTAGACGGTGTTAAATTCCTTGGCGGAGATTTAGCTGAAACATACTCTATCGTAATGCGTTACAAAACAAGAACAGTACGATTCATTAAAACGCATCACCATTTAGATCATAAACCACACTTAAACTTAGATATTTAATAAAGGAGCCATGTGTATGGAAGAACGTTTCTTTCTGTACGACGATACTGTCGCTACAAAAACTCGTTTCGTTAGCTTTATGGGAGAAAATGAGCGTCATGATTTAGCGCTTTTATACTCCGATCGTCATTACGGTAAAACAATTGTACTTGATATGCAAAGTAATAAATTTGCAATCATCGGCGCTGACGATTTAAACGAACCAGGCTACTTAGAGCACGCATTTTCTATGACTGAAGAAATTGCAGAAGAACTACGCTCATTTTTATTTGAACTTATATAATTTATCGTATGCACCAGCTATTTTAGCTGGTGTTTTTTCGCCTTTATTATTTTGAATTTTCAGTATTATATGTTATAATGAAGAATAAATCTATTTGGATAGAAAGGACGTTATCTACGTATGCCAACATTTACTTTGTAATGGACCAGCAATTGGATAGCATTACTCTCAAAAAAGCACCACGCTTTTTCAAGGGAGTAGTCTGCCCATTCCCATTACAAAGGAACGTATTGCATCTGTAGTATGATGTTTACGGAGGTTCCTCTTTGGGGAACCTCCTTTTATTTTTGTCTTTTTCTCATGTCTTCATACTACAAGACATCCAAATAGCTGTATTACGTTTCTTTGCCACTACTATAAGAGGTGAAGGAAAATGCAGAAAGTACAACTTTCTTGGAGTTTATATGAAAATCAGCAACACACAATCGAAAAATATTGTAAAAATTGCGGACGTACTACCCTATTTACTGATACGAATATTCGTAGGCATAACGCCAATGGAAAAAACATATACCGCTTTGCTATTTATAAATGTCCGAAAGATCATACGTGGAATCAAAAACTGCGTATTTATAAATCATTTACTGATCACGTTGAAACGATCGATATGACCCAGCAAGATCAAGCCGAAACAACTACTACTATTTCCATTATGCAACATAAAGAAAACGGCATAGCCGAAATCACGCTTGTATTAGACCTCATTTTCGGTTCCCACCGCATCGATAAAGCCTTATCCACATATATTTCTGACTGGAGCCGTACACTCATTGTGGATAAAATTAAAAATGGGGATATTCAATTGAACGGACAACAAATGAAGCCAAATACAATACTTTCTGAAGGCGATTATATCTCGATTTGTTTGTAAGCGAGTATATGCAAAAAATCCTCTTACAATTGTAAGAGGATTTTTTTATTTCTTCACTTTTCGTAATACGAAGTGTGCACAACCGAAGTTACAGTACTCGTATAAATACTCTGATAACGTACTAATTTTCGTATCATATGTCGAACGTTGATTACTATCATCAAAGAAACCGCGCAATCTAAGTTGCTCATAACCCCAGTCCCCAACGATGTAATCATATTTATTTAAAATTTCTGCATAACGCTCTTTAAATGCTTCTTCACTAAAACCATCACGAAAGTTTTTAATTACTTCGTACTGAACATTATTAATGCTCACCGTAGCATGCATCTCTTGCTCTTGCTTTTGCTCCATCATTAACTTCCTCTCTAAGCATTCTTCTTTTTATCGTATCACAAAGCATACCAACCAACAATTTCAAATACAAAAAATTGAAAATTAGTGCATGCTATGGAGAAGGAGGTGATACATCGTGAAAAAACAAATTATGCTCTCTCTCCTCACTCTTTCCTTATTTGCAGGCTGCCAGCCAGCAAATAAAGCCGAAATGGAACGTGAAGAAGGAAGCCGTGTTCTTGTTTCCAATAAAAATGACATGTATCATACGGAAAATACAAATACAAGACTCACAAGAGTCGGTTATTCTTCTAAACAAAAGCATGAAGTATCTAACAAACAAGTAGGGGCCATTAATCGCGAGAAAGTCGCTGAAATGATTACAAGCATGACCGTCAAACTTCCTGACGTTACAAACGCTGCTACACTCGTTACCGATGATGAAGTATTTGTTGTATATCGTGCAAACACAACGGATCCAAAACTTGTAGCGGATCAAGTATATAGAGCTGCTTTGTCCATCGTCCCTCGCTATTATAAAGCATATGTATCAACAGACCAAAAGTTGATTTCCCAAATTCAAGGCCTTCAATCTGGCGCATTAAATGATACAGAATATACGCAAAGCCTCGATATGCTAAAACGTGAAATGAGTAAAAATCCTCATTTGAACAATACGGGAGATCAGACCTTGAATGATATGATTAAAAAGTAAAACAGGTGGAGAAAATCTCCACCTGTTTTACTTTTTATTTTTTATTACGATCCGCATAAACTTCCATTGCATCACACATAAACTGCGCTAAACCTTCGCCAAACTTATCGATATTTTTCGTAAAGCGCTCATCAGCGACGTACATTTGGCCGAGTCCTTTAAAAGCATCTAATGAATAGTGACTAAAGTTTTGCAAGTAATCGTACCATACTTTGATAGCTTCTTGCGCCTCTTTGGAATCAGGTGCACCGTGTCTAAGTGCCGCTAAATTTCTGTAAATAGCATTAAACTCTTCTTGCTTCTCTTTTGACATACCTTTCGCATATTCATTCGCTTTATCTACAGCTGCGTCTCCCCATCTTTCACGTGCTTCTTCTTCATATGGGTTATGGCTGAAATCGAATCCTTCAAATTTCTCTTTATTCGTCATTTCAATCTCTCCTTTTGTATGCTGAATTGTTTTATCAATCGTCGCAATCACCTTATCTAATCTGGCACGCTTTTCAAGAAGCATTTTCTTATGAAGCTGTAGTGCCTCTTCGCGATCAAATGATGGACTCATGATAATTTCTTTAATTTTCTTCAAAGGGAAGCCTAGTTCTTTAAAAAACAAAATTTGCTGCAACGTCTCTAAATTTTCATTGGAATACAGACGATATCCAGACTCTGTCGTCTCGTCTGGGGTTAACAACCCAATTTCATCGTAATGATGCAGTGTGCGCACACTAATTCCAACTAAATCAGCTACTTCTTTTACTCTCATTGTCATTTGTATCCCCCCTTAGTACATACGATAAAGTATGACGCAACGTTAGAGTCAATAAGTAAATTCATTTTCTTTCTAAAAGTTTCATCTCTCCCCTATTTCATGCATAATAGATATGTACATATATTAGAAAGCGGTGAAAGTATGGTTTCAAATACTGTAATTGCCAGCATCATCTTTCAACTCATTGTCTCGATTCTGGTCCCAATTATCGTACTCGTTTATTTCCGTAAAAAATATCATATTAATTGGAAAGTGGTCGGCATTGGTGTTCTTATCTTTATCGGATTTACCCAAATTCTTGAAACACCATTCCACCTATTTATGCGCGGTAATCCAACAATCGCTCCATTTTTAGAAAATCCGTTTGTCTTCGCAATTTATGGCGGATTGACTGCTGGTATTTTTGAAGAATTAGGACGCTTCGTTGCCTTCTTCTTCTTACTAAAAAAATATCTAGAATATAAAGATGGCTTCGCTTATGGAATAGGTCACGGCGGAATTGAATCTATTTTAATTGGCGGTTTTTCTGCATTACAAGCATTAATCTTTGCTAATTCTATTAACGATGGTAGCTTCGCTCGACTGATTGAACAAAAACCCGAGCTCAGCATTTTACAGGACATGTTAATTCAGCAACCTGCCTACTTATACTTCCTTGGTAGCTTAGAAAGAATTATGGCACTCGTGCTTCAAATCGCCTTTACAATGCTTGTTTTATACGCAGTAAAACAGAAGAAATATATCTTCCTAGTATACGCTATACTATTCCACGCATTTGTAGACTTTTTCGCGGCACTTTACCAAACAAAAACAATCAATCTCTTCGTTGCCGAAGGAATTACACTTCTCTGTACAATTGGCGCTGTCGTTCTTATTCGCAAGATGAAAGCGAAATTAATGAGTGTGCCGGAGTAAAAAATAAACCACCAAAATTGGTGGTTTATTTTTTATATGAATTACCACACTGATAATAACTTTTGTCCTCTTGCAGCTCCCTCTTTGTTTCTGCATCTATAACGATATATTTATGAAACTCTTCTACCTCATTTTGAGAAAAGGAAGCGAAAAAATAAACTTGGCGATCAGGATGAACAAAAAAATCTTGAAGCATCACACTACTCCGACGACCCATGGCTGTTTTTTGTAGGAAAGAAAATTCTTCATCAGCCACTTCTTTAAATAAGATTTTTTTCCGAACACTATATGCTGCATTATTGTATTCTTTATAGATTTTCTTGTCTAACTGTTTATAAAAAACATCCTCACTCACAAATGACTTATTTCGATTGCTTGATAATTTACTTTTTGATTCGACTCTGCATAAGTTGTGGACAAGTGTATAAAAAAACAAAGACTAAATACAATACATATCATTTTATTCATGATTGCACCTCAAATGTTCATTATCCACATTAATTTTCCACATATTTAAATCAATATGCCGTTTCCAAGAAAAAGGAATTATTTCCACATTTGTCGAAGTATATAGCGTCAACTTGAAAGATGGGGATGAATTATGAAGAAAATTATTGTAATACGACATTGTTCAGCAACTGGGCAAAAACGTGATGATGAATTAACGACCGATGGAAAAGACCAAGCAAATACTCTTGCTACATTCCTCTTAGAAAATCATCTACAAATCGATCATATTATTTCAAGCCCATTTGTCCGAGCTATCGATTCCATTCGGCCCTATGCGCTCCAAGCTAACTTATCTATCCAAGAAGATGAACGATTAACTGAACGCATATTGAGCAACGTTCCAATGGATGATTGGATGCAAAAACTAGAATCCACTTTTACGAACATAGATATTGCCTTTTCAGGCGGAGAGTCAACAAAACAAGCAACAGACCGTGCCATTTCGCTTATTCAAGACGTTTTACAATTAAACCATACGACAACACTACTTGTTACACATGGCAATTTACTTACGCTCATTTTAAAACATTTTGATCATACGATTGGCTTTAATGAATGGAGAACTTTAACCAATCCTGATATTTACGAAATTACAATCGACGAACAATGTATCATAAAACGCTTATGGGAAGCATCGTCCAAGTAATATCCCTTTCCAAAACATTCAGTTGACGCCACGAGAAGAGACTGTTCTAACAATAGAAAGGGGTATCATTTCATATGTACGAAGACGTACTTGCTTTACTACATAAAACAAATGTTTCTTATGAAAAATTCGAACACGAACCAGTACTCGATTATGAGACGGATCGGATCGTACGTGAGAGACTTGGCTTACAAGGCACTCCAAGTAAAAGCTTATTTTTAAAATCAAAGTCTGGAGATTATTACGTATTTTTTACGTTAGAGGGCACAAGGCTCAACCGGGGAGAGATGAAAGAGCTAACAGGAGAACGCTTATCTCTCTGTTCTCCTGATGAACTGCGAGACAAAACTGGTTGTACGCCGGGATGTGTAGCTCCTTTCGGATATTCACACGATGTAACAATTATTGTGGATAACGCTATTTATACGTACGATAAAATTTTAATTACACCTGGTGTTCCTGAATTTACAATTGAATTATCCACAGAAGAATTAAAAAAGATTTTATTAACATGTACAAATACCGTTTTAGAGTACAAACAAAAAGAGAGCTAATCGCTAGCTCTCTTTTTTCATTATTTAGCTTCTGCTGTTTTTTCTTTTGCAGAACGTACTTGCTCGTCCGCATGGTAAGAAGAACGCACAAGTGGGCCAGCTTCACAGTGGCTAAATCCTTTGCTAAGTGCAATTTCTTTAAGCTCTGCAAATTCTGCTGGTGGGTAATATTTAAGAACTGGTAAATGCTTCTTAGATGGTTGTAGGTATTGCCCAAGAGTTAAAATATCCACATTGTTTGCACGTAAGTCATCCATTGCTTCAATTAAATCTTCTCTCGTTTCACCTAAGCCCACCATAATGCTCGATTTAGTTGGAATATCAGGCTGCATTTCTTTCGCTCGACGTAAAAACTCTAATGAACGTTCATATTTTGCTCTAGCGCGAACTCGGTCAGATAATCGACGTACTGTTTCAATGTTATGGTTTAGAATATCTGGTTTTGCATCCATTAACATTTTTAAGTTTTCTTCTACTCCACCCATATCAGATGGTAATACTTCGATAGACGTGAATGGGTTTTTACGACGTACTGCGCGTACTGTTTCAGCAAAAACAGCTGCTCCCCCGTCCTTTAAATCATCACGTGCAACCGCTGTTATAACAACGTGCTTTAAGCCCATTTGAACTACTGAATCTGCTACGCGTTCTGGTTCTTGTAAATCAAGCTCAGTTGGTAAGCCTGTTTTAACCGCACAAAAACGACAAGCACGTGTACAAACCGCACCTAAAATCATAAATGTTGCTGTTTTTCTTACAGCCCAGCATTCATGAATATTCGGACATTTTGCCTCTTCACAAACGGTATGAAGATTCTTAGAACGCATCATTTTCTTTAAGCCTGTATAGTTTTCATTCGTGTTTAACTTAATTTTCAACCATTCGGGCTTGCGCTTATATTCTGTTTGTTTTGTCATGGTTATCAACTCCGCACAATATGAAATAGTTTACCGTGTTCGCTTCTTTCAATGTAACATATCTATTCTAACGTATGAAAGCGATTTGCTCAAATGAAGATTCTAAGATTTTTTCCAATCGTTCCCTATAATGAAATACTCCGTATATCCCACACTAAAAAGAGTGATGTTGTGAAAGGAGTCTATTTCATGCTTCGAAAAATTTCTCTTTTGCTTTCTATTTGTTTTCTTCTCCACCAAAACATCGCTTACGGTGAAGATAATCAGCAAAGCATATACGAAAAGCGCATGGCACTATATAAAGAAACCGAGCAGTCTTCAGGCATTCCATGGTATTACTTAGCTGCAATGGATCAATATGAAAGAAATATACGGAGCGTAAGAAAAGATATTCCGAAAAAACCAGATGCCATCATTTCCCTTTATTTCAAACCAGAAATATGGGCTGGGCCTATTAATAGTAACGATACTCTCCCCCATACAATTTCTCTATTTGGCGGAATAGGTTTAGATGGTGACAAAGATGGATTTGCAAATGCAAATAGCGACCGTGATCTTCTGCATACCGCAGCGACTATTTTAAGGAAACAAGGAACGTCAGAAGACCGTATTAAAATTATGCTTTGGGAATATTATAGACGTGCAAAAACAGTTGATTTAATTAGCGAATACGCCCAAATTTATAAACATTATGGACGTATTAATTTAGAAGGAAATGCTTTTCCTCTTCCGATTCGTAGTGACCATAGCTACCGTAGTACTTTCGGCGCTGGAAGAAGTTTTGGCGGCAGAAGGATTCATGAAGGAACCGATATTTTCGCCGGATATGGCGTGCCAGTAAGATCGACTTGCTATGGCATTATTGAAACGAAAGGTTGGAACCGCCTTGGTGGATGGCGCATTGGTATTCGTGACCTTCATAACAATTACCATTATTACGCCCATTTAGGCGGGTTTTCAAAAGAAATACAGCTTGGACAAATTGTTGAACCAGGAAAAGTAATCGGATTTGTTGGTAGCACTGGTTATGGACCTCCTGGTACAGCCGGAAAATTTCCACCCCACTTACATTTTGGCATGTATAAAGACAATGGCTATACAGAATGGGCCTTCGATCCATACATGCATTTAAGCCTTTGGGAACGCAAAGAACGAGCAAATACAAAACGATAACCGTAGCGCATTGCTACGGTTATTTTTTATCCAGTAAAAGCCCGGCTCAGCCGAGTTTCACTTTATATGCAATTAACTATCTGTTTTCTTTTTATCAGGTACAGCAACACTTCCGCTTCCATAATACGTAGGCACTTCCCCTTGAACGATACGCGTCGCAATTGGAACATTTTGTTTCACCGTTATCTCTTTCGTATGAAATGGAATAATTACTTGCAATGTTACTTCCATTTCCATAACAATTTGAATCGCTGTAGTATTAATCCCATGCGGCTCAATTTTTTGTTTAATATCTGTATTCACATGACCAATTGGCGTGAAATGAATTGGAATATCTGGTCCTATATTACCAAGAAGTGCATTATCCGTTACACGCCCAAAAGGAACTGCCATAGTCGCCCCATTTTTTTCAGAAATACCTAGCTCCTTCAACTTCCCTTGTTCTACTTGTTGCAAATATTTTTCTATGTACGTGGTCGTTGACGTTACGATTTCATTTACTTGCTTCGTATTTAAATTAATTGTGGATACTTTTCCGTTTTTATCATTCTGTACTTTCATTAATGAATCGACATCGAATCCTTCATTAATTCGATCCTTTACTGCCTTCGTCATAATTGCTGTCGCCATTTTATGTGTCTCTACTTCCCCATATTTAATTAAGGTCGGCTGAATGTTATTATTCACAATCCACAACCCTTGCGTAAGTAATATAACAAAAAGAATAAACGACATAAGCAGTATATACCGAAAGGCAATAGGTCCCTTTCGAAACCGCGAGTTTTTCGAGCGAAATATACTCATAAAAAAACCTCCTTCTTATATCATTTCTATGCAAGAAGGAGGGACGATATATGCTTATCTCATTTTTAATAATGCTTCTTTTCCAATCGTTCCTGCTGGAATGCCTAATGCTTCAGCTCCAGTCGTTACCGATTCTAGTGGCGCTTCAAGAAGTTGTTCAATCGTTCTTACACCAACCGCACGGCCAGCAATAATTCCTCGATCACCTAATTTCTCATTTAAAAGACCTACATCTAATGCACCACACATAATATATCCTTTATCGCTCATTACAGCTAGCAAATTCGTCTTTGGAAGTTTCACGCTAACTGCAATAAACGTATAA
This genomic interval from Bacillus thuringiensis contains the following:
- the yunB gene encoding sporulation protein YunB, which produces MSIFRSKNSRFRKGPIAFRYILLMSFILFVILLTQGLWIVNNNIQPTLIKYGEVETHKMATAIMTKAVKDRINEGFDVDSLMKVQNDKNGKVSTINLNTKQVNEIVTSTTTYIEKYLQQVEQGKLKELGISEKNGATMAVPFGRVTDNALLGNIGPDIPIHFTPIGHVNTDIKQKIEPHGINTTAIQIVMEMEVTLQVIIPFHTKEITVKQNVPIATRIVQGEVPTYYGSGSVAVPDKKKTDS
- a CDS encoding YunC family protein, producing the protein MVNVEPIIIDNYTFIAVSVKLPKTNLLAVMSDKGYIMCGALDVGLLNEKLGDRGIIAGRAVGVRTIEQLLEAPLESVTTGAEALGIPAGTIGKEALLKMR